DNA sequence from the Methanolobus sp. ZRKC5 genome:
TACCTGCTTGCAGATATCGCACACATTGCAGGACTTGTTGCTGCCGGCGCACACCCAAGCCCTGTACCTTACGCAGACTTTGTCACAACCACAACCCACAAGACACTCAGGGGTCCAAGGGGTGGAATGGTCATGTGCAAAGAAGAATATGCAAAGGGACTGAACAAGGCAGTGTTCCCTGGAATCCAGGGCGGTCCGCTCATGCACATCATCGCAGCAAAGGCTGTTGCATTCAAGGAAGCCCAGGGAGATCAGTTCAAGGCAGACCAGTTCCAGACTGTAAAGAATGCAAGTGTCCTGGCAACTGAACTGCAGAACAATGGTTTTGATATTGTTTCAGGTGGAACGGACAACCACGTAATGCTCTTGAACCTTAACAAGTTCGACATCACAGGAAAGGAAGCAGAAGCTGCTCTGAGCAAGGCAGGCATTGTGCTCAATAAGAACACCATTCCATTTGAGACAAGAAGTCCGTTCATCACAAGTGGAGTCAGGATCGGCACACCCGCTTCAACAACCAGAGGAATGAAAGAAGACGACATGAAGGAAATTGCAGGGTTCATAACAGAAGTTATCAACAACCTCAATGACGACACAGTCCTCCATGGAATCAGCTCCGATGTTGAGCAGCTTTGCAGCAGATTCCCGATATACAAACAATAAATAATCAAAAAGCAATCCTGTATAGGGAAAATATCACAGGTGTTTGCATAATGTCAGAAGAGAACTACGATTCCAGGAAGATAGATGGGAGAAGCCTGTCAAAGAAAGTGGAAGAACAGGTTAAGCAGGGAGTTGACAAGCTTAATGCAGAGAAGGGAATTATTCCCGGACTTGCAACAATACTTGTAGGCGAGGATCCGGCATCCAAAATGTATGTGCGCCTCAAGCACAAGGCATGTGAAAGGGTCGGCATACATGCAGAGGATCACAACATGCCGCATTCTACCACCCAGGAAGAACTCATGGAACGCATCCATGAATTGAACTCAAGGGAGGACATACATGGGATTCTCCTCCAATTACCTCTTCCAAAACAGCTTGATGATAAGTCTGCAATGCTTGCCATCGACCCTGCAAAGGATGCAGATGGATTCCATGCGTATAACATGGGCAAACTTCTGATAGGTGAGGAGGGTCTTGTACCCTGCACTCCGAAAGGTGTCATAAGAGCACTTGAAGAGTACAATGTACCAATACAGGGCAAGCATGCAGTTATTGTCGGACACAGTAACGTTGTGGGAAAACCCATGGCAGCAATGCTTGTAAACAGGAATGCAACAGTTTCTGTATGCCATGTTTTCACAGATGACCTCAAGAAGTTCACCCTTGATGCCGATATCCTTGTTGTCGGTACAGGAGTCAAGCATCTTATCAA
Encoded proteins:
- the glyA gene encoding serine hydroxymethyltransferase; translated protein: MSHISEVDPDIAEALRLEANRQDYKLNLIASENYASRAVMQAQGSVMTNKYAEGYSGKRYYGGCEFVDIAEDLAIERAKEIFGAEHVNVQPHSGSGANMACYFSIIKPGDTIMSMDLTHGGHLSHGSPVNFAGQLYNIVPYGVDKETEALDYDALMEMAKEKKPRMIVCGASAYSKTIDFKAFKDIADEVGAYLLADIAHIAGLVAAGAHPSPVPYADFVTTTTHKTLRGPRGGMVMCKEEYAKGLNKAVFPGIQGGPLMHIIAAKAVAFKEAQGDQFKADQFQTVKNASVLATELQNNGFDIVSGGTDNHVMLLNLNKFDITGKEAEAALSKAGIVLNKNTIPFETRSPFITSGVRIGTPASTTRGMKEDDMKEIAGFITEVINNLNDDTVLHGISSDVEQLCSRFPIYKQ
- a CDS encoding tetrahydrofolate dehydrogenase/cyclohydrolase catalytic domain-containing protein — translated: MSEENYDSRKIDGRSLSKKVEEQVKQGVDKLNAEKGIIPGLATILVGEDPASKMYVRLKHKACERVGIHAEDHNMPHSTTQEELMERIHELNSREDIHGILLQLPLPKQLDDKSAMLAIDPAKDADGFHAYNMGKLLIGEEGLVPCTPKGVIRALEEYNVPIQGKHAVIVGHSNVVGKPMAAMLVNRNATVSVCHVFTDDLKKFTLDADILVVGTGVKHLIKADMVKEGAVIFDVGITEENGKVYGDVDFDNVVKKASLITPVPGGVGPMTIAILMEHVLTAAMNA